A window from Deltaproteobacteria bacterium encodes these proteins:
- a CDS encoding nucleoside-diphosphate kinase codes for MERTLSIVKPDAVRAGKLGGVLDMIEASGLRIVAMKMMQLDQTRAEGFYAVHRERPFFKDLVKFMTSGPVVVSVLEGDDAISRYRKLMGATNPEKADPGTIRKKFATDIEKNAVHGSDAPETAKVEIAYFFAETELVKR; via the coding sequence ATGGAAAGAACCCTATCGATCGTGAAGCCCGACGCCGTCCGGGCAGGTAAGCTCGGCGGCGTGCTCGACATGATCGAGGCCTCGGGCCTCCGAATCGTGGCGATGAAGATGATGCAGCTCGACCAGACCCGGGCGGAGGGCTTCTACGCCGTCCACCGCGAGCGCCCGTTCTTCAAGGACCTGGTCAAGTTCATGACCTCGGGGCCGGTCGTGGTCAGCGTGCTCGAAGGCGACGACGCGATCTCGCGCTACCGCAAGCTGATGGGCGCGACCAACCCCGAGAAGGCCGACCCCGGGACGATCCGCAAGAAGTTCGCGACCGACATCGAGAAGAACGCGGTGCACGGCTCCGACGCCCCCGAGACCGCGAAGGTCGAGATCGCCTACTTCTTCGCCGAGACGGAGCTGGTCAAGCGCTAG